A window of the Nitrospirota bacterium genome harbors these coding sequences:
- a CDS encoding B12-binding domain-containing radical SAM protein, translating to MIEKTRFRVLLVYPNLSLMLTPSYAVALFTSLLKNQGYEIDLFDATPYRPAIEFLGEALPITRANKMVNSRRFEPGDIFPDVREDLDGDFARKLDAFKPHAAVLCTLVEDAWPQAKRMLEILSTYPDIRTLVGGVFATMAPDIVAAAPQVSVMGTGEGEETLVEFCERVRQGADLATLPGAWVRTPDGAFARNLPRPLVDINRVLPDWSLFSEKRFFRPLGKKIWKTIPIETYRGCPYTCSFCNSPTQLVIAKEKKQGFFLRRKSMETLRNEMEQMIRRYSPEFFYFVDDAFMARPKAEIASFARMYRDFKIPFWFQTRLEDIDEEKLTWLQEVGCYRISFGLEHGNEAFRKKVIERHVTNAKILEKCSTVAKVGIPFTLNNMVGFPFETRELFFDTIALNREIGSFDSVSVNIFVPYHGTGLRDAAVRAGWLDPERQTTSVIGESILDMPAPYLSAKEILGLQRTFPLHVKLPISRAGDIRRAESFDELGNKVFERLSREYYQIMYGEDEVTRRLTYVG from the coding sequence GTGATTGAGAAAACCCGATTCCGCGTACTCCTGGTCTACCCCAATTTGAGCCTCATGCTTACCCCTTCGTACGCCGTCGCGCTCTTCACTTCTCTCTTGAAGAATCAGGGCTACGAAATCGATCTTTTCGATGCCACGCCCTATCGCCCCGCCATCGAGTTTCTCGGGGAGGCCTTGCCCATCACGCGCGCCAACAAGATGGTCAACAGCCGGCGGTTCGAGCCGGGCGACATCTTCCCGGACGTCCGCGAAGATCTGGATGGAGATTTCGCCCGCAAGCTCGACGCGTTCAAGCCTCACGCGGCCGTCCTGTGCACACTGGTCGAGGATGCCTGGCCGCAGGCGAAACGCATGCTGGAGATCCTCTCCACCTACCCGGACATCCGGACTCTCGTTGGAGGCGTATTTGCCACCATGGCCCCCGACATCGTCGCCGCAGCCCCCCAAGTTTCCGTCATGGGAACCGGTGAAGGGGAGGAGACCCTCGTGGAATTCTGCGAGCGCGTCCGTCAAGGAGCCGATCTCGCGACCCTGCCGGGCGCCTGGGTTCGAACGCCCGACGGCGCCTTCGCGCGGAACCTCCCGAGACCGCTGGTCGACATCAACCGGGTCCTTCCCGATTGGTCACTCTTCTCCGAAAAGCGGTTCTTCCGACCCCTCGGAAAGAAGATATGGAAGACCATCCCGATCGAGACCTACCGGGGCTGCCCCTATACCTGCTCCTTCTGCAATTCACCCACGCAGCTCGTGATCGCCAAGGAGAAGAAGCAGGGCTTCTTCCTCCGCCGGAAGAGCATGGAAACCCTCCGAAACGAGATGGAGCAGATGATCCGGCGCTATTCCCCGGAGTTCTTCTACTTCGTGGACGATGCGTTCATGGCCCGCCCCAAGGCGGAAATCGCATCTTTCGCGCGTATGTACCGTGATTTCAAAATCCCCTTCTGGTTCCAGACGCGCCTCGAAGACATCGATGAGGAGAAACTGACTTGGCTTCAAGAGGTCGGATGTTACCGGATCTCTTTCGGCCTTGAGCACGGAAATGAAGCGTTTCGGAAGAAGGTGATCGAGCGGCACGTGACGAACGCGAAAATCCTCGAGAAATGTTCCACCGTGGCCAAAGTGGGCATCCCGTTTACGCTCAACAACATGGTGGGGTTTCCGTTTGAAACGCGGGAACTGTTCTTCGACACCATCGCGCTGAATCGCGAAATCGGGTCGTTCGACTCGGTCAGCGTCAATATTTTTGTGCCCTACCATGGCACGGGGCTCCGAGATGCGGCGGTCCGGGCGGGTTGGCTGGATCCCGAACGGCAGACGACGTCCGTCATCGGGGAGTCCATTCTCGACATGCCCGCCCCCTACCTCTCGGCCAAGGAGATCCTTGGGCTGCAGCGAACGTTCCCGCTCCATGTCAAACTTCCGATTTCGCGCGCCGGCGATATCCGAAGGGCGGAGAGTTTCGATGAGTTGGGAAACAAGGTCTTTGAGCGGCTTTCTCGCGAGTACTACCAAATCATGTACGGCGAGGACGAAGTCACCCGGAGGTTGACCTATGTGGGGTGA